A genomic window from Fibrobacterota bacterium includes:
- a CDS encoding PHB depolymerase family esterase: MNRRMHQGLRIALGGLLLAQATGAVTLTEVPVATWKGSVNLPSYAKMYVYVPAKLAAKPPIVVSNHSCGSTASGQAGNMTKFLAASDKNGFLMIFPDNPGQNCWDVGTKAALTHDGGGDPHAIATMVRYALKKYNGDSSRVYVVGGSSGAMMTQALLGVYPEMFMAGAPRAGVPCGCWAESYASSNQWSSPCASGTVTKTAQQWGDYVRAINPSYKGHRPRVQIYHGESDQTISFNNFGEGIKEWTNVLGLSTTPTSTSKPTTPAYTYNRQTWKNSCGVAVLDAWSAPGQPHSMTYEEDTIMKFFGLQTADSKDPEAACNSGIEAAKPTTSPVSYLRQDQALVLDGNGADKVDVKIWNTSGQIQYGSTIQVGAHSAAVSVGLSALQSGYYLASATYLRSGRVTGRSNMRFVVVP, translated from the coding sequence ATGAACCGACGCATGCATCAGGGATTAAGGATCGCTTTGGGCGGATTGCTCCTGGCCCAAGCCACTGGAGCCGTGACCTTGACGGAAGTCCCCGTGGCCACCTGGAAAGGCAGCGTGAACCTTCCCAGCTACGCCAAGATGTATGTGTACGTGCCGGCCAAACTGGCTGCCAAACCGCCCATCGTGGTGTCCAACCACTCCTGCGGAAGCACCGCCAGCGGGCAAGCGGGCAACATGACCAAATTCCTGGCGGCCTCGGACAAGAACGGATTCCTGATGATCTTCCCCGACAATCCCGGCCAGAACTGCTGGGACGTGGGAACCAAGGCCGCCCTGACCCACGACGGCGGCGGAGATCCACACGCGATCGCCACCATGGTGCGCTACGCCCTGAAGAAATACAACGGCGATTCCTCGCGGGTCTATGTGGTGGGTGGCTCCTCCGGGGCGATGATGACCCAGGCCCTGTTGGGCGTCTACCCGGAGATGTTCATGGCCGGAGCCCCGCGAGCGGGTGTTCCGTGCGGATGCTGGGCGGAGAGCTACGCCTCCAGCAACCAATGGAGCAGCCCTTGCGCCAGCGGGACCGTGACAAAAACCGCCCAGCAGTGGGGCGACTACGTGCGCGCCATCAATCCTTCCTACAAGGGCCATCGCCCGCGCGTGCAGATCTACCACGGCGAGTCCGACCAAACCATCAGCTTCAACAACTTCGGCGAAGGAATCAAGGAGTGGACCAACGTGCTGGGATTGAGCACGACCCCCACCTCCACCTCCAAGCCCACCACACCGGCCTACACCTACAACCGCCAGACCTGGAAGAATTCCTGCGGGGTCGCGGTGCTGGATGCGTGGTCGGCTCCCGGCCAACCGCACAGCATGACCTACGAAGAAGACACGATCATGAAGTTCTTCGGACTGCAAACAGCCGATTCAAAAGACCCCGAGGCCGCCTGCAACAGCGGGATCGAGGCCGCCAAGCCAACCACCTCTCCGGTTTCCTACCTGCGCCAGGACCAGGCGTTGGTTTTGGATGGGAACGGTGCCGACAAGGTGGATGTCAAAATCTGGAACACCTCCGGGCAGATCCAATACGGCTCCACTATCCAGGTGGGCGCCCATTCCGCTGCGGTTTCCGTGGGGCTGTCGGCTCTCCAGAGCGGTTACTACCTCGCCTCCGCGACGTACTTGCGCTCGGGCAGGGTCACGGGCCGATCGAACATGAGATTTGTGGTGGTGCCGTAA
- a CDS encoding DUF3516 domain-containing protein, with the protein MELSLSDALPRGEACSVDQLLERFLEVHSVRGLSLYPAQEEALLELWDGKNVILNTPTGSGKSLVASGLHFLSLAQGRRSVYTCPIKALVNEKWMALCKEFGPENVGLSTGDASVNHGAPILCCTAEILSNMALSEGEDCPIVDVVMDEFHYYSDRQRGVAWQVPLLTLPRARFLLMSATLGDTTFFEQELTRRTGRATAVVKSVTRPVPLHFDWSENPLPNAVQALTERGKAPVYVVHFTQADAARNAQNFTSLDLCTKEEKDKIGKALEGFRFSSPYGPDLKRWLRQGIGLHHAGLLPKYRILTEKLAQQGLLKVICGTDTLGVGVNVPIRSVLFTQLCKWNGDKTSILSARDFHQISGRAGRKGFDDVGYVVAQAPEHVIENLKLAAKASQNGRKFQKQKPPEKGYVPWDEQTFRRLIDAQPESLKSSFAVGHGMLLNILARPTDGCQALRKLIRECHEGPKDKIRHRDRAFQLFRPLVERGIVEFITDAIPGMAKLRVKAALGEDFSMDHALTLWLLDVIPLLDRESPEYPLDLLTLVESILEDPDLILRKQLDKAKTRRLAEMKAEGIEYDARMAELQDMEYPKPQREFVYGTFNTFSEKHPWVGNDNIRPKSIAREMFEGFRTFSDYVKEYELQRTEGLLLRHLNSVFRVLAQTVPESAKTEEVQEMETYLGAMVRQVDSSLLEEWERLKNPSFQAEATDELRPPGAEEAARDITRDEKSFLALVRTRIFSFLRLWSLEENEEALEMLAPLPETEPWTIFTLRERWDAFRAEHGTLRLDAEGRNVRHTQVSKAAGVWTLEQVLKDSEEHDDWMATFSVDLVASRERGEAVVSLVTVQEI; encoded by the coding sequence ATGGAACTCTCGCTGTCCGATGCCCTGCCCCGTGGAGAGGCCTGCTCTGTCGATCAACTCCTGGAGCGTTTCCTGGAAGTCCACTCGGTGCGCGGGCTCTCGCTGTATCCTGCCCAGGAAGAGGCATTGCTGGAGCTGTGGGATGGCAAGAACGTCATTCTCAATACGCCCACCGGTTCGGGAAAGTCGCTGGTGGCCTCCGGGCTCCACTTTTTATCGCTCGCCCAAGGGCGGCGGTCGGTGTACACCTGTCCCATCAAGGCGCTGGTGAATGAAAAGTGGATGGCCCTGTGCAAGGAGTTCGGGCCGGAAAACGTGGGATTGTCCACCGGCGACGCCTCCGTGAACCACGGCGCGCCCATCCTGTGCTGCACCGCGGAAATTCTCTCCAACATGGCCCTTTCCGAAGGCGAGGATTGCCCCATCGTGGATGTGGTGATGGACGAATTCCACTACTACTCCGATCGCCAGCGCGGCGTGGCCTGGCAGGTGCCGCTTCTGACCTTGCCTCGCGCCCGCTTTCTGCTGATGAGCGCCACCCTCGGCGACACCACCTTCTTCGAACAGGAATTGACACGTCGCACGGGGCGCGCCACCGCGGTGGTCAAGTCCGTCACGCGTCCGGTTCCGTTGCACTTCGACTGGTCGGAAAATCCTCTGCCCAACGCCGTGCAGGCCCTGACGGAGCGGGGCAAGGCGCCGGTGTACGTGGTGCACTTCACGCAGGCCGATGCCGCCCGCAATGCCCAGAATTTCACGAGCCTGGACCTTTGCACCAAGGAAGAGAAAGACAAGATCGGCAAGGCCTTGGAGGGCTTCCGGTTTTCCAGTCCCTATGGCCCCGACCTTAAACGGTGGTTGCGCCAGGGAATCGGACTTCACCACGCGGGCCTTCTGCCCAAGTACCGCATCCTCACGGAAAAGCTCGCCCAGCAAGGGCTTCTGAAGGTGATCTGCGGCACGGACACGTTGGGCGTGGGCGTGAACGTTCCCATCCGCAGCGTGCTGTTCACGCAGCTTTGCAAGTGGAACGGCGACAAGACCTCGATCCTTTCCGCCCGCGACTTCCACCAGATCAGCGGGCGTGCGGGCCGCAAGGGATTCGACGACGTGGGCTACGTGGTGGCCCAGGCGCCGGAGCACGTGATCGAGAACCTCAAGCTCGCCGCCAAGGCCAGCCAGAACGGGCGCAAGTTCCAAAAGCAGAAACCCCCGGAAAAGGGCTATGTGCCCTGGGACGAACAGACCTTCCGCCGCCTGATCGATGCGCAGCCGGAATCCCTGAAATCCAGCTTCGCCGTGGGCCACGGGATGCTCCTGAACATCCTCGCGCGCCCCACCGACGGCTGCCAGGCGCTGCGGAAACTGATCCGCGAATGCCACGAAGGCCCCAAAGACAAAATCCGTCATCGCGATCGCGCCTTCCAGTTGTTCCGCCCGCTGGTGGAACGCGGCATCGTGGAGTTCATTACCGACGCGATCCCCGGCATGGCCAAGCTCCGCGTGAAAGCGGCCCTGGGCGAGGATTTTTCCATGGACCACGCCCTGACCCTTTGGCTGTTGGACGTGATCCCGCTTCTGGATCGCGAGTCTCCGGAATACCCTCTGGACTTGTTGACCTTGGTGGAATCCATCCTGGAAGACCCCGACCTGATCCTGCGAAAGCAGCTGGACAAAGCCAAGACCCGCCGGCTTGCCGAAATGAAGGCCGAGGGCATCGAATACGACGCGCGCATGGCCGAGCTCCAGGACATGGAGTACCCCAAGCCCCAGCGCGAGTTCGTCTACGGCACCTTCAACACGTTCTCGGAAAAGCACCCCTGGGTGGGTAACGACAATATCCGTCCCAAGTCGATCGCTCGCGAGATGTTCGAAGGCTTCCGGACGTTTTCCGACTACGTGAAGGAATACGAACTGCAGCGCACCGAAGGGCTGCTCCTGCGACATCTCAATTCCGTCTTCCGGGTGTTGGCCCAGACGGTTCCCGAATCCGCGAAGACCGAGGAGGTCCAAGAAATGGAAACGTATCTAGGTGCGATGGTGCGCCAGGTGGACTCGTCGCTTTTGGAAGAGTGGGAGCGTCTCAAGAACCCGTCCTTCCAGGCCGAGGCCACCGACGAACTCCGCCCGCCCGGCGCCGAGGAAGCCGCCCGCGACATCACCCGCGACGAGAAATCCTTCCTGGCCCTGGTCCGCACCCGGATCTTCTCCTTTCTGCGCCTGTGGAGCCTGGAAGAAAACGAAGAGGCTCTGGAAATGCTCGCGCCGCTGCCGGAAACGGAGCCCTGGACGATCTTCACGCTTCGCGAACGCTGGGACGCGTTTCGCGCCGAACACGGAACGCTCCGGCTGGACGCCGAAGGTCGCAACGTCCGCCACACCCAGGTCTCCAAGGCCGCAGGCGTCTGGACGCTGGAGCAGGTGCTGAAGGATTCGGAAGAGCATGACGACTGGATGGCGACCTTTTCCGTGGACTTGGTCGCCTCCCGCGAGCGGGGCGAGGCGGTGGTCTCGCTGGTGACCGTACAGGAGATCTGA
- the aroC gene encoding chorismate synthase yields MGNVFGRILRVSTYGESHGVAVGCIIDGLPAGLVVDLQEIQAELDRRRPGQNKLTTQRKEADSVEILSGVFRGAATGTPLALEVRNGDQRSGDYSEMERLYRPSHADRAYDLKYGFRDHRGGGRSSVRESIGRVAAGALAKRLLRETCGTKILAWVESVETVEANIDPTKVTLEAIEASLVRCPDAVASAAMEEAITRARGDGDSVGGVVRLRIENPPVGIGEPVFDRLEAELAKAMLSIPATKGFEIGSGFAGTRLRGSVHNDPLRASASGVVQTKNDSGGVQGGITVGSPIDARIAFKPTATIASTQETVDQKGHDAVLAAKGRHDPCVVSRAVPIVEAMAALVLADAYLLQRSRAQMFAPPPPDSRENP; encoded by the coding sequence ATGGGAAATGTTTTCGGGCGCATTCTGCGAGTCAGCACCTACGGAGAAAGCCACGGCGTCGCGGTGGGCTGCATCATCGACGGCCTCCCCGCCGGCTTGGTGGTGGATCTCCAGGAAATCCAGGCCGAACTGGACCGTCGGCGTCCTGGCCAAAACAAGCTCACCACCCAGCGCAAGGAAGCCGACTCGGTGGAAATCCTCTCCGGTGTATTCCGAGGGGCAGCCACCGGAACGCCACTGGCATTGGAAGTGCGCAACGGCGACCAGCGTTCGGGCGATTATTCGGAAATGGAGCGTCTCTACCGGCCTTCCCACGCCGATCGCGCGTATGATCTGAAATACGGATTTCGCGACCATCGCGGCGGTGGCCGTTCCAGTGTGCGCGAATCGATCGGACGGGTCGCCGCCGGAGCCCTGGCCAAGCGGCTGTTGCGCGAAACTTGCGGCACCAAAATCCTCGCTTGGGTGGAGTCGGTGGAAACGGTGGAAGCGAACATCGACCCCACCAAGGTCACGTTGGAAGCCATCGAAGCCAGCCTGGTCCGTTGCCCGGATGCGGTTGCATCGGCTGCCATGGAAGAGGCCATCACCCGAGCGCGCGGTGACGGGGATTCGGTCGGCGGCGTGGTGCGACTGCGGATTGAAAATCCCCCGGTCGGGATCGGCGAGCCCGTGTTCGATCGCCTGGAAGCGGAATTGGCCAAAGCGATGCTGTCCATCCCCGCCACCAAAGGATTCGAGATCGGCTCCGGCTTCGCCGGAACACGGCTGCGGGGTTCGGTCCACAACGATCCGTTGCGCGCCAGCGCAAGCGGAGTGGTTCAGACCAAAAACGATTCCGGCGGCGTGCAAGGCGGCATCACGGTGGGCTCTCCCATCGACGCCCGCATCGCCTTCAAGCCCACGGCCACGATTGCTTCGACACAAGAAACGGTCGACCAGAAAGGTCACGACGCCGTGCTGGCCGCCAAAGGGCGCCACGATCCGTGCGTGGTCTCCCGCGCCGTCCCCATCGTGGAGGCCATGGCCGCGCTCGTGCTCGCGGATGCCTATCTTCTGCAGCGGTCTCGTGCCCAGATGTTCGCACCTCCGCCACCAGATTCCCGGGAGAATCCATGA
- a CDS encoding transketolase: MRFDDFLLRKGADNIRWLSAAMPQVANSGHPGGPMGGADFIHLLYSEYLVYDPQDPLWTERDRFYLDPGHMSPMLYATLATMGHYSLEDLSQFRRWGSHTPGHPEHDPAHGVENTSGPLGQGHVFGVGAAVAERFLAARFGDWLSHKTWVYISDGGIQEEISQGAGRIAGHLGLSSLVMFYDANDVQLSHKVSATTSEDTAAKYRAWGWVVHEVDGHDYTQMRAALDKASVETAGPTLIIGKTVMGKGARKADGSVWEGDVKQHGAPFGEASTKATVAALGGDPENPIQLLPEVLEGQKRRQAELSQIVAKRREAKAQWAKANADKADLYAKFFAQGPWNVGWDDISFGDNLASRNANAKVLERLAERVPNMVCMSADLADSDKSEAFLKKTGAFVRGDFSGAFLQVGVAELTMAAIAVGMSLHGGVFPVCSTFFSFSDYMKPVLRMAALQETRVVFFWTHDSFRVGEDGPTHQPIEHEAQLRLLEQMKNLSGRRSLLVLRPGDSAEVREAWRLSLENLHGPSAMIFSRQDLLDLPTEAIHRAENAVQSARGGYVVSGQNPRLVLLANGSELGLAHQVAEILRAEGVATRVASLPSIGLFLEQDEAYRRSVLPLGVPVLALTAGLPSVFQGLEGPLGEVFGLARFGASANFKVLDEKFGFTPVQVAERARKLLAGLPAKIKALRELAELAQTNHR; encoded by the coding sequence ATGCGTTTCGATGATTTTCTTTTGAGGAAGGGAGCTGACAACATCCGTTGGCTTTCGGCCGCCATGCCACAGGTTGCCAACAGCGGACACCCCGGTGGGCCGATGGGCGGGGCGGATTTCATCCATCTTCTCTATTCTGAATACTTGGTGTACGATCCCCAGGATCCGCTGTGGACGGAACGTGACAGGTTCTACCTGGACCCGGGGCACATGAGCCCCATGTTGTACGCGACCTTGGCCACCATGGGCCACTACTCGCTCGAAGATCTCTCCCAATTTAGGCGTTGGGGCTCCCACACGCCCGGACACCCCGAGCATGACCCCGCCCACGGCGTGGAAAACACCTCCGGCCCGCTCGGCCAGGGGCATGTGTTTGGAGTAGGCGCCGCCGTAGCCGAACGCTTTTTGGCGGCTCGCTTCGGCGATTGGCTTTCCCACAAGACCTGGGTGTACATCTCCGATGGCGGCATCCAGGAAGAGATCTCGCAGGGAGCCGGACGCATCGCGGGCCACCTGGGACTTTCCAGCTTGGTGATGTTCTACGACGCCAACGACGTGCAACTTTCGCACAAGGTTTCTGCGACCACCTCCGAAGACACCGCCGCCAAGTACCGCGCCTGGGGCTGGGTGGTTCACGAGGTCGACGGCCACGATTACACCCAGATGCGCGCCGCGTTGGACAAGGCCAGCGTGGAAACCGCCGGCCCCACGCTGATCATCGGCAAGACCGTGATGGGCAAAGGTGCCCGCAAGGCCGACGGATCTGTCTGGGAAGGCGATGTCAAACAGCATGGCGCCCCTTTCGGAGAAGCCTCCACCAAGGCCACCGTCGCTGCTCTGGGCGGCGATCCCGAAAACCCCATCCAACTTCTGCCGGAAGTTCTGGAAGGCCAGAAGCGTCGCCAGGCCGAGCTTTCCCAAATCGTGGCCAAGCGCCGCGAGGCCAAGGCGCAGTGGGCAAAGGCCAATGCCGACAAAGCCGATCTCTACGCGAAGTTCTTCGCACAGGGTCCTTGGAACGTCGGCTGGGACGATATTTCGTTCGGTGACAATCTCGCCAGCCGCAACGCCAACGCCAAGGTGCTGGAACGTTTGGCCGAGCGCGTGCCCAACATGGTCTGCATGTCGGCGGATTTGGCCGATTCCGACAAGAGCGAAGCGTTCCTGAAGAAGACCGGCGCCTTCGTGCGGGGAGACTTTTCCGGAGCCTTCCTGCAGGTCGGCGTGGCGGAGCTCACCATGGCGGCCATCGCCGTGGGAATGAGCCTGCACGGCGGCGTGTTCCCCGTGTGCTCCACCTTCTTTTCCTTCTCCGACTACATGAAGCCGGTGCTGCGCATGGCCGCACTCCAGGAGACCCGCGTGGTGTTCTTCTGGACCCATGACAGTTTCCGTGTGGGAGAGGATGGCCCCACCCACCAGCCCATCGAGCACGAAGCCCAGTTGCGTCTTCTGGAGCAGATGAAGAATCTTTCCGGTCGCCGCTCCCTTCTGGTGCTGCGCCCCGGCGATTCCGCCGAGGTGCGGGAAGCTTGGCGGCTCTCGCTGGAAAATCTCCATGGGCCCTCGGCCATGATCTTCTCACGACAGGATCTGCTGGATCTTCCCACCGAAGCAATTCATCGCGCCGAAAATGCGGTCCAGTCCGCTCGCGGCGGGTACGTGGTGTCCGGGCAGAACCCTCGGTTGGTGCTTTTGGCCAACGGCTCCGAACTGGGCCTGGCCCACCAGGTCGCGGAAATCCTGCGTGCGGAAGGGGTCGCCACTCGGGTGGCGAGCTTGCCCTCCATCGGGCTGTTTTTGGAGCAAGACGAGGCCTACCGTCGTTCCGTCCTGCCTTTGGGCGTTCCTGTGCTGGCTCTCACCGCAGGGCTGCCTTCCGTGTTCCAAGGGCTGGAAGGCCCCCTGGGCGAGGTCTTTGGCCTGGCTCGGTTCGGCGCCTCTGCCAATTTCAAGGTGCTCGACGAAAAATTCGGCTTCACACCTGTTCAAGTGGCGGAACGCGCGCGCAAGCTCTTGGCAGGCCTCCCCGCCAAGATCAAAGCCCTGCGCGAGCTGGCAGAACTGGCACAAACCAACCACCGCTGA
- a CDS encoding carbon-nitrogen hydrolase: MSLPLRVALCQHQADEDPEICWARFRAQAEDAARQGATLIVTQELFMGPYFCQGQELRHFDRAEPIPGPTTHRLQELASRLGCVIVGSLFEKRVPGLYHNTAVVCDADGSLAGIYRKMHIPQDPGFDEKFYFAPGDLGFQAHDTAVGRIGVLICWDQWFPESARLTTLQGAEILLFPTAIAWDDLETPSVRPVQYDAWLTSMRAHAIANGVFVAAPNRIGREGRLEFWGGSFVADPEGRILHQCSHDQPEVAVVECPRDRIENVRHTWPFLRDRRTDAYDGMMSRWGR; this comes from the coding sequence ATGAGCTTGCCCCTGCGCGTAGCCCTCTGCCAACACCAGGCCGACGAGGACCCGGAAATCTGCTGGGCGCGATTTCGCGCGCAAGCCGAGGATGCCGCTCGCCAAGGCGCCACATTGATCGTCACCCAGGAATTGTTCATGGGGCCCTATTTCTGTCAAGGACAGGAATTGCGCCACTTCGATCGCGCCGAACCCATTCCCGGCCCCACCACCCATCGTCTGCAGGAGCTGGCCAGTCGGCTCGGCTGCGTGATCGTGGGCTCTCTCTTTGAAAAGCGCGTGCCGGGCCTGTACCACAACACGGCCGTGGTGTGCGACGCGGATGGCAGCCTCGCCGGCATCTACCGCAAGATGCACATCCCGCAGGACCCCGGGTTCGACGAGAAGTTCTACTTCGCGCCCGGAGATCTTGGCTTCCAAGCCCACGACACCGCTGTCGGTCGCATTGGTGTGTTGATCTGCTGGGACCAGTGGTTCCCGGAGTCGGCACGTCTCACCACCTTGCAGGGCGCGGAAATCCTCCTGTTCCCCACGGCCATCGCCTGGGATGATCTGGAAACTCCTTCGGTGCGCCCCGTGCAATACGACGCCTGGCTGACCTCCATGCGCGCCCACGCCATCGCCAATGGCGTGTTCGTGGCGGCCCCCAATCGCATAGGACGCGAGGGGCGATTGGAATTCTGGGGAGGCTCGTTCGTGGCCGACCCGGAGGGAAGGATCCTGCACCAGTGCAGCCACGACCAGCCGGAAGTGGCCGTGGTGGAATGCCCTCGGGATCGCATCGAGAACGTGCGCCACACCTGGCCTTTCCTGCGCGACCGACGCACCGACGCCTACGACGGGATGATGTCGCGCTGGGGCAGATGA